The DNA segment GCACCAGCGCCTCGGCAGCGGCCCCCGCGTACCCGTCGTTCACCTCGTACGTGCGGGCCCGCCGGCCCGTCCTGCTGCGCGCCGCGCGCTCGCTGACCGCGAACCCCTGCGACGCCGAGGACCTGCTGCAGACCGCGCTGGCCAAGACCTACACCGCCTGGGAGCGGATCGAGAACCAGCGGGCGCTGGACGGCTATGTGCGCCGCGCGCTGCTGAACACCCGGACCTCGCAGTGGCGCAAGCGCCGGGTGGACGAGTTCGCCTGCGACGAGCTGCCCGAGCCGGAGCCGCGGCCCGACGACGACCCGGCCGAGCGGCAGGCGCTGCACGACGCGATGTGGCGGGCCGTCATGAAGCTGCCCACGCGGCAGCGGGCGATGGTCGTCCTGCGGTACTACGAGGACCTCAGCGAGGCCCAGACCGCCGAGGTGCTGGGGGTCTCGGTGGGCACGGTGAAGTCGGCGGTGTCCCGGGCGCTCGGCAAGCTGCGCGAGGACCCGGAGCTGGGGCCGGCGCGGTGACCGGTGTCCCGGCACGGTGACCGGACTCCCGGCGCGGCTTGGCCGCCAGTGACATTCCACCTAGTGACATACCGACCGGTATGTGCGCAGAATCAGCGCACCCCCTACTACCGCGTAGGCACCGTCGCCGGGAGGACTCCGTGCTGAGCACCATGCAGGACGTACCGCTGCTGATCTCCAGGATCCTGACCCACGGGTCGACGGTCCACGGCGCCTCGCGGGTGACCACCTGGACCGGCGAGGCCGAGCCGCAGCGGCGCTCCTTCGCCGAGACCGGTGCCCGCTCGGCCCAGCTGGCGCACGCCCTGCGCGACGACCTCGGGGTCACCGGGGACCAGCGGGTGGCCACCCTGATGTGGAACAACGCCGAGCACGTCGAGGCGTACTTCGCGGTCCCCTCCATGGGCGCGGTGCTGCACACCCTCAATCTGCGGCTGCCCGGCGAGCAGCTGGCGTGGATCATCAACCACGCCGCCGACCACGTGGTCATCGTCAACGGCTCCCTGATCCCGATGATCGCTCCGCTGCTGCCCCGGCTGACCACCGTCGAGCACCTCGTGGTCACCGGCCCCGGCGACCGCGCCCCGCTGGCCGGCGCCCGCGCCCGGGTGCACGAGTACGAGGAGCTGATCGCGGGCCGGCCGACCCACTACGACTGGCCCGAGCTGGACGAACGCCGGGCCGCCGCCATGTGCTACACCTCCGGCACCACCGGCGACCCCAAGGGCGTGGTCTACAGCCACCGTTCGGTCTATCTGCACTCCATGCAGGTGCAGATGACCCAGTCGATGGGCCTGACCGACAAGGACACCACGCTCGTCGTCGTCCCCCAGTTCCACGTCAACGCCTGGGGACTGCCGCACGCCACCTTCCTGACCGGCGTCAACATGCTGATGCCGGACCGGTTCCTCCAGCCCGCGCCGCTCGCCGAGATGATCGAGCGGGAGCGGCCGACCCACGCGGCGGCCGTGCCCACCATCTGGCAGGGCCTGCTGGGCGAACTGCTCGCCCGGCCCCGTGACGTCTCCACGCTCACCCATGTCACGATCGGCGGCGCGGCCTGCCCGCCCGGCCTGATGCGGGCCTTCGACGAGCTGGGCATGCCGGTCGTGCACGCCTGGGGCATGACGGAGACCTCCCCGGTCGGCACCGTGGCCCGCCCGCCGGGCAGCGCCCTCGGCACGGACGAGGAGTTCGGCTACCGCCTCACTCAGGGCCGCTTCACCGCCTCCGTCGAGGCCCGCCTCACCGGCCCGGACGGCGAACGCCTGCCCTGGGACGGCGAGTCGGCCGGCGAGCTGGAGGTGCGCGGCCCCTGGATCGCGGGCGCCTACTACAACGGCCCGGACGCCGAACCCCTGCGCCCCGTGGACAAGTTCAGCGCAGACGGCTGGCTGAAGACCGGCGACGTCGGGGTCATCTCCCCCGACGGCTTCCTCACCCTCACCGACCGCGCCAAGGACGTCATCAAGTCCGGCGGCGAGTGGATCTCCTCCGTGGAGCTGGAGAACGCGCTGATGTCCCACCCGGCCGTCGCCGAGGCCGCGGTGGTCGCCGTGCCCGACGAGAAGTGGGGCGAGCGCCCGCTGGCCACGGTCGTCCTGCGGGAGGGCGCGCGCGCCGACTTCGAGACGCTGCGCGCCTTCCTCGCCGAGGAGGCCCACATCGCCCGCTGGCAGCTGCCCGAGCGCTGGACGATCGTGGAGGCGGTGCCGAAGACGAGCGTGGGCAAGTTCGACAAGAAGCTGCTGCGCAGGCGGTACGCGGACGGGGACCTGGACGTCACCCGGCTGTGAGGCGGCAGAGGGGGCCGGGCTGCTGCCCGGCCCCCTCCCCTTACGGTCAACCCCTTACGGCCTTCCCCGGCGGCTAGTTGGTGCCGATCCGGGACAGCAGGTCCACGATCCGCGACTGCACCTCGGTGCTGGTGGACCGCTCCGCGAGGAACAGCACCGTCTCGCCCGAGGCCAGCCGGGGCAGGTCGGCGGACTCGACGGCGGCCGTGTAGACGACCAGCGGGGTGCGGTCGAGCTGCCCGTTGGCGCGCAGCCAGTCCACGATCCCGGCCCGCCGCCGGTGCACCTGCATCAGGTCCATCACCACGAGGTTCGGCCGGAACCGGCCCGCCAGCGCCACCGCGTCGGTGTCGCTCGCGGCCCGTGCCACCTGCATCCCGCGCCGCTCCAGCGTCGCGGTCAGGGCCAGCGCGATCTCCTCGTGCTCCTCGATCAGCAGCACCCGCGGCGGATGCTGCTCGCTGTCCCGTGGCGCGAGCGCCTTCAGCAGCACGGCGGGATCGGCGCCGTACGCCGCCTCGCGCGTGGCCTGCCCGAGCCCGGCCGTGACCAGCACCGGCACCTCGGCGGCCACGGCGGCCTGGCGCAGCGACTGGAGGGCGGTGCGGGTGATCGGGCCGGTCAGCGGGTCCACGAACAGCGCGGCGGGGAAGGCCGCGATCTGCGCGTCGACCTCCTCGCGCGAGTGCACGACCACCGGCCGGTAGCCGCGCTCGCTCAGCGCCGCCTGCGTGGTCACGTCGGGCGCGGGCCACACCAGCAGCCGGCGCGGGTTGTCCAGCGGCTCCGGGGGCAGTTCGTCGTCCATCGGCTGCGGCCGCGGGGTGTCCGCCACCTCGACGGCACCGCCGGGACCGTCCAGCGGCTCGGGGCCCTCGGCGGCGTTCGCGTCCGGCGCGCCGATGGCGTACGAGCGTCCGGCGCCCTCGGTCCCGGGCGCGATCCGCGACGATCCGGGCAGCGACGACGCCTGCGCGGGCACCGCCTCGCCGGACGCCTCCTGCCGCGCCGCCGGGTCGGGCGGCGTCCCGAGCTTGCGCCGCCGTCCGGAGCCGCCCGGCGCGTGCGGCGGCGGCGTCGCCTGCCCGGCCTGCCGCACGAACGGCACGCCCTGCCCCAGCGTGCGCACGCTGATGGCCCGGCCCTGCGTGGAGTCGGGGTCGTACGCGGGCACGCTCCCGGTGGCCTCGGCGGGCAGCGGCAACGGCTGCGCGGCCCGCTGCGGCCGGGCGGCGGGCAGGGGAGCGCCGGCCGCGGGGGCCGACGGCGGTACGGGCGTCCCGGCCGCCGGGGTCGCGGACCCCGGGGGCACGGCGGTACCGGCGGCCGGCGCGGACTGAGCCGGCCGGGGCGGCCGCGGCGACGACGGCGCCTGCGGCGACGGCGGTACGGGGGTGCCGGGGGCCGGGGCGCCGGGAGTCGGGGTGGCCGCTGCGGGCTTCGGCGCTCCGGCCTCGGCGGGCAGCGGGAGGGGCTGTGCGGCGACGGCACCGGCGGCCGGGGCGGCCTGCGGGGCCGGAGCGCCGGGCTGCGCGGCGCCGGGCCGGCCGGGCGGCGGGGCGACCGGGGGCGTGGCCGGGGCGACGGGGGCGGCCGGTGCCGCGGGGGTCGCGGTGGCGGCCGGGGTGACCGGTGCGCCCGGGGCGGCCGGTGTGCCCGGGGTGATCGGGGCCGACGCGGGCACGGCGACCGAGGGTCCGGCCGCCAGGGCGACGCCCGGTCCGTTCGTGCCCCGGGCCTGCGCCGGAAGGGCCGTACCGGGGATGCCCTGGCCGTTCGTGGCCTGGGCCTGCGCGGGGGCGGCCTGGGCCTGCGCCCCCGGCGTCGTACCGGAGTCGGCGTCCCGGGCGGCCGGATCGGCCGGCGCGGGCTGCGTGGTCTGGGCGGGCTGCGCGGGGGGTGCCACCGCGCGGCGTCGCCGGCCGGTCGGCGCGGTGGTGGGGTGCGGCTGCGGCGGAGTGTGGTCCTCGGCCTGGCTCGGCGGTACGGCGTCGTGCCGCCCCTCCTCACCGGGCGCGGGCGCGGCGGTCGGCGGCGCTTGCGCGGGCACGGGTGCGGCCCGCGGCACCCGGACCTGGGCCTCGGGCTCCTCCTGCGGAGCGCGGTCGGCCGCGGCGGGCGGCAGGGCGAAGACCGTACGCGCCCCCGTCTCCTGCGCGGCGGCCCGCTCGGCCGCGGCGGCCAGCGCACGGCGCCGCCGCCCGGTGGGCTGCCCCTCCTCGGCGGAGCCTTCGGCACCGGTCGCATCGGCCGCACCGTCGGTGGCCTGTGCGCCCTCGCCCCCGGCCGGCGGCAGGGCGGCGGGCAGCGCGGCCTGCGGAGCCGGCTCGGCGCCGGGGCGGGCGTGATGTCCGGCGGGCACGGGTACGCCACCCGGCGGCACGGCGGCCCCGAGTCCCGTGCCGGAGGCGGCGGCCCCCGCGGCATGCTCGGCCGCGGTCACCACGGCCCCCTCGCTCACCCCGTCGGCACCGGCGTCGGGGCGCGCGGGATCGAGTTCGGCGGGCCGCCCGCGGCGCCGCCCGGTACCGCCGGACCCGCCCTGCGTGGCCTCGGCCGGAACCTCGGTCGTCTCCTCGGCGGCCCCGCCCGCGCGCCTGCGGCGGCGTCCGGTGGGCGCGGTCCCGTCACCGGAGGGCGAGCCCGCGGGCGTGCCCGAACCGGCCGGATCGGCATCGAGGAAGGCGTCCGTGGACCCCCGCCGGGCGCGCCGCCGACCGCCGTCGAAGGTCTCCTGCGCCGGGTCCGCCCCGGCGAGTTCCATCTGCCCGGACGGCGCCACGACCGCCCCCGCGCCGCCCCCGAGCGGCACCTCCAGGACGTACGCGTTGCCGCTCATGCCCGGCACCTCGTGCGTCTGGAGCACACCGCCGTGGGCGCGCACGATCCCGCGCACGATCGGCTCGTGCACCGGGTCCCCGCCGGCGTACGGCCCGCGCACCTCGATCCGGGCGACCGAACCGCGCTGCGCGGCCGCGACGACCACGGTGTTGTCGAGGTAACCGCCCGTGGAGACGGGCGCGTTGCCGGTCGCGTCGACGCCCGCGACGTCCGCCACCAGATGGGCGAGCGCGGTGGCGAGCCGCCGCGGGTCGACCTCGGCCTCGATGGGCGGCGCGTGCACGGCGAACTGCACCCGGCCGGGGCCGATCAGCTCCACCGCGCCGTCGACACCGGCGGCGACGACGGCGTCCAGCATCACCTTCGTACGGGTGATGTCCTCGGTGCCCGTGTCGATGCGCTGATAGGCGAGGACGTTGTCGATGAGGGTGGTGATCCGGGAGTACCCGGCGGAGAGGTGGTGCAGCACCTGGTTGGCCTCGGGCCACAGCTGCCCGGCGTCGTCGGAGGCCAGGGCGGCCAGTTCGCGCCGCAGCTCGTCCAGGGGGCCGCGCAGCGACCGGGCGAGCAGGGTGAGCAGCTGCTCGTGCCGCCCGGCCAGCGCCTCGTACCGGTCCTTCTCCCGCTCGCCGAGCGCGGCGTACCGCTCCTCGCCCGCCGCCAGCGCCTCCGCGTGCTGCTCGCGCAGCTCGGTCAGCTCGGTGTCGTACTTCTCGCGCAGCTCCGCCACCTCGGTGGCGTGCTGCCCGCGCAGCGCGGTGAGGTCGGCGGCGTGCTCCTCGGAGAGCTTCTCCAGCTGCTCGGCGTGCTCCTGCTCCAGCGTGGTCTTCTCGTCCACCAGGGAGTCGAAGGGCCGCCGGTCGGTGAAGGTCATCACGGCGCCGACGAGCTGGTCCCCGTCCCGCACCGGCGCGGTGGTCAGGTCGACCGGCACCTGGTGGTCGCCCTTGGACCACAGCACCTGCCCGCGCACCCGGTGCTTGCGCCCGGAGCGCAGGGTGTCGGCGAGCGGCGACTCGGCGTACGGGAAGGGGGAGCCGTCGGCCCGCGAGTGCAGGACGAGGTGGTGCAGCTCCTTGCCGCCCAGCTCGCCCGCCCGGTAGCCGAGGATCTGCGCGGCCGCCGGGTTGACGAGCACGATCCGCCCGTCGGTGTCGGTGCCGACGACGCCCTCGGACGCCGCGCGCAGGATCATCTCGGTCTGCCGCTGCGAGCGGGCCAGCTCCGCCTCGGTGTCGACCGTCCCGGACAGGTCCCGGACGACGATCATCAGCAGCTCGTCGCCCGTGTACCCGTAACCGTCGTACGCCTGCTGCCCGTTCTCCAGGTTCGCGCTGGTGACCTCGACCGGGAACTCGTGCCCGTCGGTGCGCCGGGCGACCATCCGGGCCGGCTTGGTCCGGCCCTGCGGGTCCCGCTGGCCGGGGCGCCGCATGGAGCCCGGGATCAGCCGCGAGTCGAACTCGGGCAGCAGATCGAGCAGCCCGCGCCCGACGAGCGCGGTGCCGGGCGCCTCGAAGGCTTCCAGCGCGATGGTGTTGGCGTTGACGACCGTTCCGTTGGCGTTGACCAGGACCAACGCGTCCGGCAGAGCGTCGAGTATGGCTGCGAGGCGAGCAGCGCCTCGGGATGGCCTGCTGCTCACGAGACGCTTCCCTCCTGTTACCGCACCTTGCCGACCGCTCGGGCCATCTTGCCAACCGGCCCGCGACGTGTCACGCGAGGGAGTCTATGCGCACGTGTTGTGCCGGGGGTGCCGGATGAGAGGGAGGTCCCACGAGGAAGTGACGCCGATGCGGTGACGACCGGACTTTCGGACCGGGCCTACCCGATCTTCGGGAGCAGCGGCACCATCCGGTTCCACCGGTCGATCTCGCACCCGTTGTTCCGGTCGTACGACGCGTCGACGGGCCGTCCCGCCCAGGTGCCGGTGACCCGCGCGGTGGCCGGGCCGCCGGAGATCATGGAGCAGATGGTCCCGGGCGGCACCGGCGCGAAGAGGTCCCGTCCCCACTGCGTCTGCTCGTCAAGCTTCTGGCAGGCACCCCGCACATCCGGGTGATACCCGGCGGCGGGATGACAGAACAGCTCGTACGTCCCGTCCCGCCCGGCCCCGGCATGCCGTACGACGACGGTGAGGTGATCCCCGCCGCGCCCCTGGCCGAGGGCGGCGGCGGGTACGGCGGTCAGCGGTACGGCGGCGGAGGCGGCGGCGGTGATCGCGGCGGCGGTGGCGACGACGGCGAGGGCGCCGCGGCGGACGCGCCGGGCGACACCCGGCAGAAGAGAATCCATGTCCTGCTCAACGCCGGACCTTGACGGACGTTGCGCCACGTTCCCCCGGAAAGCGGCACACTCCGTCGAAGAAGCCCTTTGCCCTGCGGGCGGACTGCCTAGTACCGTAGAGCTCGATTGGTGACGGGCCCTGCGGCTGTGTCATCATCTGCACGCACCACTCGCGCGCTCGCGTGAGCGGTTGTGCTGGAGGCGTCGCCTAGTCCGGTCTATGGCGCCGCACTGCTAATGCGGTTTGGGTCTTAAAGCCCATCGAGGGTTCAAATCCCTCCGCCTCCGCCCCAACCGAAGCCCCGGTCCCCTGGACCGGGGCTTCGTCGTTCCCGCCGTTCACTGCACCCCCACCCCCCTCCTTGGGCGTTTCCGCAGGTCAGAAGGGGTGTGCCGATCGGATTTCACATGACGGCGGCAGTCATGTAATGTTCTTCCTGTCGCCGGAACGGGCCGAAAGGAACGGAAACGGAGACAAGAACAAAAGAACAAGCACTCGTAGCTTAACGGATAGAGCATCTGACTACGGATCAGAAGGTTGCAGGTTCGAATCCTGCCGAGTGCACACCATTCAGAGGCCCTGTGGAGTAGTCCACAGGGCCTCTGGCTTTTGCGCTGACGGCAGTGTTCGACGGCAACCGCCTCGGAGAGCGGGGCGCGGTCGGATCAGATGGCTGGAGTGCCGTCCTAGATTCCAAGACGAGGGCCGGTCCGGCGAGTCACTTCCGTCGGGGCACGGCGAAGTAGTCGTACGCGGAGGAGCCCCAGCCGCCGAGGCTCAGGACCAAGACGGTGCCGTAGCGGGCCCGTGCGGTCGTCACGCTCATCGGAGTCTCCGGGGTGGTTGAGCAGCGGTGGTAGATCCCGGACCCAACTGTGGGGCACGGGGCGGGCTCCTCGATCCGGTTCGGAAGTGGAAGGTCCGGCCGGTCCCAGTCGATCTGGAGCCCCGGGCCTTCGAGCGTCGGCGTGGACATCAGCGTGCCGTCCGGGTACCGGCCGCGATCACGGTGGTAGTCGAGTGCGTAGGTCACGGTGCCTGCTGCATGTGGCAGGTCCCGCCCCTCGGTGTCATGCGGACCCCAGGCCGCGACGTCAGCCGCGCGGATTCGGGGAAGGACATCGGTGATCTCTCCCCGGACGCCGAAGTAGGCGACGGCCCGCATGTCACATTTGAGGGTGTACGGAGACTCGTTGTTCTCGAATATCGAGCCGTTGTAGGGCCTGGCGCAGGTATCGACGAAGCGGGTGAGTACGTGCTCCAGGCCCTCGACAGCGGTCAGGCGCTCGATTAGGGCGCGCATCTTCTGCTCCTCCGCCGCCCTGCGGGACTCCGCTGCAGGCGACGTGGCCTGCGTCCGTAACTTCTTCTCCGACGGCTCACGGGAGCACGCCGCCGTCAGCCCCATCAGGGCGAACGACAGGAGCAGCCCGCCCGCCTGCGCGCGCCGCCCGCGGACTCCACGTCGGGCTGCCATGGTCCCCTTCATCCCCGCACCTCCCCCCACCTCCCGGTGGGGCGGGAGGTGGCGCATGAGTACGTGTACTCAGATTCCGCCCTGAGGCCGGGAGAAGCGGCGGAGAAGGAGCCGGACGGGCCCACTTCACCCAGGCTGATCGACCACTCGCGGCAATGAATCTGGCGAAGATCCGGCCAGAGCGTTACCGGACACCGGCCGCGCCGTCGTCCGAATCGTTATCGGTTCAGCTCAGGGCCTTACCGACCTCATAGATCGTGGGCCTGTCTTCGGGCACCGGGCTGAGCATGGCGTCGATCAGTTCGCCCAACTCGCCATCCACCTTCACGGACCGACGCTTACCGCTTGCCACCGCCCTTCTCTGCTCGGGGCGCGGTGCGTCGTCCGGGTACTCGACGGCCCGCCAGCCCGTGGCGGAGAGGAGCAGAGTGGCACCGAGCGCATAGACGTCGGCTTCCTGCGTAGGCTCTGCCTCTCCGGTCGCGAGCACGCTGCGCGCGATCTCCGGCGCCTCGTAGTGGACGAGGCAGCCGCGGAACGGGAAGTCGTACCACTCGGGAACGTGTCTGCCGCGCGCCAAGGCCAGGTCGATGAGGTGCGTTCGATCTGCCCCGACGATGAAGTGTGCGGGCTGCACGTCGCCGTGGGCCCAGCCCTTGCCGTGCAGTTCGGCCAGCGCCTCTACGCAGCCGAGAGCGGTACTGGTGTGCGGTTCAACGCGAGAGTCCGGTTCACGGCAGGGCTTCCACAGCTCGTAAAGACTGGGCCCTTCGCGCCACGGCTGGAAGTTCCAGGTGCCCCGCTCCCATTCGCCGTACGCGAAGTCATCGAGGCCGAGGTGGTGCAGCACGGCACCTTCACGTGCCGGGGCGAGTGCCGTCCAAGGCTGGGCGGGCCAGTCGGCCGTAGCCTCGATCGGGTAACCGACCTTCACGGCGTACTGACCTCGATGAGTCTCGACCTCCCAGACCATCGAACCCCGGCGATTGACGACCAAGCGCTGAGTCTTGGGCACGAGTGCGTCGAGCACGACGACCGGCAGTTCAGGGGGTGTCCCGGACAACGTCTGTTCTCCTTCCGGGCAACGCGGCCTACCCCGCATCGAGGCCGGCCGCGTCGCTGGTGTCGTGTCGCTACTCCTGACCGTACGGACGGCCGCAGTCCGAGTCGCACTGCGCGAGGTTCGTGCCGTCCACGGTCCACAGGTCGTCGATGACCATGAACCCGGCCGCCTTCATCGCGTGCGCGGAGGCGGCGACCTTCTTCGGGTCACGGGGCCCTCCGCCCGGCATGGGGTTGTGGTGGAGGAAGCGGCCCGCGTACTGGTCGCAGAGAGTGGCGTACTCCTTCGTGTGCAGGATGAGCGCGTGCAGACCGAGGTCCACGTCGTCAGACGGGACCATGGGGACGGTGGCGGTCGCAGCGGTGACCACGAAGGCCACCGCCTGGTCCGCGATCCGCTCGGCCCGCTCGCGGGACTGCCCGTTGTGGACGATCACGAAGTGGGTGAGGCTGTCGAACAGCTCCTCACCAGCCACCGCGCGGCCGGTCCTCTGGTCGTTGGCCGTTGCCGTCATGCGAATACTCCTCGAGTGTCGCTGTGCTCTGGCACTTGCTCCCACACCGGTCGACGAGGCACAGCCTGCGCCGACCGGGGGATGGAAGGCCGGCCCCGAACGGGGAAGGGAGCCAAGGAAGGTGGCACCCCGTACGGGGCGGCCGGTCTACTGGCTGATACCGAGGGCCATGCCGATCACCAGGCCACAGGACCGGCTGATCAAGACGATGAACAAAACCCCCGCGTACCGGCCGATGGCGCGCATCACAGGCCGTCCCGACTGTTGCCGTTCCTGATGGCAAGGCGGGCGCTCAGTTCCTCCCGCGCTGTCGGCGCCACCACGTTGTCCGGCATGGCATCCCACTCGACTCCGCCACCGATGGGGCGTATCTGCACCCGGGCACCGACCTCGCCCATGACGACGCCGATACGTCCACTGGCAGTGTCCTTCGCCAGTGCACCGATGCCTGGTCTGGTCTGCTGGTTGCTCGCCATGCGGACGAGCATTCCGCCCCTCATCAGGACGTTGGAACCTCCGACAAACCCCACTTCGGGACGTCCCGCATCCTGTAGAACGTCCCTGGTGCCGTCCCCGAGTGTTGGGAGAGATTGGGATGCCGAACGAGAGGCTACGTGCTGCCATGGCCGCCGGCGGCTGGACGTACGCCGCCCTTGCGAACAAGGTCGAAGTTGATCCCAAGTCCGTTGAAAGATGGGCCAACTTGGGGCGTACGCCGCGCCGTGCCACGGCCATGCTGACAGCGGAAATACTAGGAGAAGACGTGCACGCTCTATGGCCCGCGCTCCGGCAGGCACGCCCTGCCCGCGCTGTCAGTCCGGAACTTGTTGCCCTCTACGGCCAGCGGGCGGACCTCCCCGTTTCCACCTTCGTGGACATGCTGACCCAGGCGCGCGAGCACATCGACGTGCTGGTGTACGCCGCCGTATTCCTGCACGAGGCGTACCCGCGGCTCAACGACTTGTTGCGAGAGCGAGCGGACGACGGGTGTGCGGTCCGTATCGCGATCGGCGACCCGGACAGTACGAATGTCCAACAGCGCGGCGCGGAGGAGAAGTTCGGCCACGGGATCGAGTCCCGTTGCCGACTTGCCCTCATGCACTACCGCCCGCTTGCCGGGGTACCTGGCATCGAGGTTCGAACCCATGCCACCACCCTCTACAACTCGATCTATCGCGCGGATGACCAGGCACTGGTCAATGCCCATGTCTGGGGCGTGAACGCCTACGGTGCTCCCGTGTGGCATCTCCGGCGCAGCGGGAAGGGCGGCATGTTCGACACCTACGCCAGCAGCTTCGACGCGGTGTGGGAAACCGCGACGCCGGTACGAGAAGGGTGACCATGGCACGGACCGAGTTCTACGACGACCCAGCGGCACCGGAGCCGAACAGCTTGGTGGTCGCAGCGTCCGCCGTGGTCACCGACGACGATGGGCGCATTCTCCTTCAGCGCCGACGGGACAACGATCTCTGGGCGCTGCCAGGTGGCGGCATGGAGATGACCGACTCACTCCCGGGAACGGCCGTCCGCGAGGTGAAGGAAGAAACCGGTCTGGATGTAGAGATCACTGGGCTCGTGGGCACGTACACCGACCCTCGCCACGTCATCGCCTACTCGGACGGTGAGGTGCGCAGGCAGTTCAACGTCTGCTTCACCGCCCGCGTGGTCGGGGGCCGGCTCGCGATCTCGGACGAGTCCACGGAGCTGCGGTTCGTCCAGCCGGAAGAGATCGATCAACTGCCGATGCACCACACGCAGCGGCTGCGGATCCGTCACTTCCTGGAGCGCCGTGAGCGGCCCTATCTCGGCTGATCGCACCTGCGACACTCGGTTTGGGGAGAGGGGCGGGGGCGTTTTGCCGGTGACCAATGGCTTCATCGGTTGGGGTAACGGGCGCGGATGCGCCAGCTTATCCCCGCTGTCGACTGTAGCTACCCCCTACATTTGGCACGACTGTGGCATGCGACCTCCTCATCCCGAACAATCGGCGAGACGGTCGGTATAGCTCCCAACCTCGGCGTGTGGCAGGCGGCTAGCCACTCGTACATAGGACGAACGGAGCTACATGGGTGCACGAGCCATCGGTCGACGCTACGGTGCCGCGCATGAAGATCCGACAATGGGCCGTCCGCGGCGTGACAGCGGTGGCCGTGGGTGGGGCATTGATCATCGTGCGCGCGCTCCAGGGGGCTGTGGCGCGGTCGGGCAGTGCGGGCGGCGGTCCGAGCACTCGGACGCTCTGACATTGGCGCTGTGAGTGCGGCGCGCACTCTCGCGGCGGCGATCCCTTCAAGGTCGACGCGGAGTACAACGCCCAGCGGCACATGTGGCGCAAAGGCGTGGGGCATCCGATGCCGGAGATCTACTCCACCGAAGAGGAACTCGCGTAGTCGGAGTGTCCCGCACGCCAAGTGGGCCCGGTGGTGTCAGTCCGATCACGTTGGCAAACATCTCATGGCCGGCTTTGCTGTACCA comes from the Streptomyces sp. SUK 48 genome and includes:
- a CDS encoding helix-turn-helix domain-containing protein — encoded protein: MPNERLRAAMAAGGWTYAALANKVEVDPKSVERWANLGRTPRRATAMLTAEILGEDVHALWPALRQARPARAVSPELVALYGQRADLPVSTFVDMLTQAREHIDVLVYAAVFLHEAYPRLNDLLRERADDGCAVRIAIGDPDSTNVQQRGAEEKFGHGIESRCRLALMHYRPLAGVPGIEVRTHATTLYNSIYRADDQALVNAHVWGVNAYGAPVWHLRRSGKGGMFDTYASSFDAVWETATPVREG
- a CDS encoding NUDIX domain-containing protein, producing the protein MARTEFYDDPAAPEPNSLVVAASAVVTDDDGRILLQRRRDNDLWALPGGGMEMTDSLPGTAVREVKEETGLDVEITGLVGTYTDPRHVIAYSDGEVRRQFNVCFTARVVGGRLAISDESTELRFVQPEEIDQLPMHHTQRLRIRHFLERRERPYLG